The Nitrospira sp. genome window below encodes:
- a CDS encoding glycosyltransferase encodes MHLSIIIPAFNETRLIERTLQSVATSIAENQHTGFTAEVIVVDNNSTDNTAELARQAGAQVVFEPINQIGRARNTGAAQATGEWLLFLDADSLLSPGLLADILRMIESGQYVGCGSTLRMDGLPWWGNLILKLWTASSVLCRLAAGALIVCRRDAFQQVGGFDQELYALDEIRLSKQLKQWGRERGLQFTILTTHPLETSSRKISLYSGREVASLMFRIFFLPRRTLYDKKHLSVWYDGRR; translated from the coding sequence ATGCATCTCTCCATCATCATCCCGGCGTTCAACGAAACACGTCTGATCGAGCGGACGCTGCAGTCCGTCGCGACCTCGATCGCCGAGAATCAACACACAGGCTTCACCGCCGAAGTCATCGTCGTGGACAATAATTCCACCGACAACACGGCAGAGCTCGCCAGACAGGCTGGCGCACAAGTCGTCTTTGAACCGATCAATCAAATCGGACGAGCACGAAATACGGGAGCTGCTCAGGCAACAGGAGAGTGGTTGTTGTTTTTGGATGCCGACAGTCTGCTCAGTCCTGGCCTGCTCGCCGACATCTTGCGGATGATCGAATCCGGTCAGTATGTCGGATGCGGCAGCACGTTGCGCATGGACGGGTTACCTTGGTGGGGTAACCTGATCCTCAAACTCTGGACGGCCTCCTCGGTTCTCTGTCGCTTGGCCGCTGGTGCGCTGATCGTCTGTCGCCGCGATGCCTTTCAGCAAGTCGGTGGATTTGACCAAGAGCTCTATGCGCTAGACGAAATTCGCCTCAGCAAACAGTTGAAACAGTGGGGACGTGAGCGAGGCCTTCAATTTACCATCCTGACCACGCATCCGCTGGAAACGTCCTCCCGCAAGATCTCGCTCTACTCAGGCCGTGAGGTCGCCAGTCTGATGTTCCGCATCTTTTTTCTGCCGAGAAGAACCTTGTACGACAAGAAGCACCTCTCCGTCTGGTATGACGGACGACGGTAA